Proteins found in one Microbaculum marinisediminis genomic segment:
- a CDS encoding Rne/Rng family ribonuclease, producing MPTKMLIDAAHPEETRVVVLREGKVEEFDFEAAARRQLRGNIYLAKVTRVEPSLQAAFVDYGGNRHGFLAFSEIHPDYYQIPFADRQALLAAEEEDEKTLGESDDDTDEQSSADSDAAVSDSAPEAEADGDADSGEDRPGDTVEDVSGSGDDSVESVGGDDALEEVPARKSRPRRSYKIQEVIKKRQILLVQVVKEERGNKGAALTTYLSLAGRYSVLMPNTARGGGISRKIVNASDRKRLKGIVGELDVPEGMGVILRTAGASRTKAEIKRDFEYLLRLWENVRELTLKSVAPTLVYEEGSLVKRAIRDLYTKDIDQVLVAGDEAYREAKDFMRMLMPSHAKNIQPYRDPEPIFTKNRIEAQLDAMISPRVTLKSGGYIILNQTEALVSIDVNSGRSTREHNIEDTALKTNLEAADEVARQLRLRDLAGLIVIDFIDMEEKRNNRSVERRLKDALRHDRARIQVGRISHFGLLEMSRQRIRAGVLESTMQHCPHCEGTGYIRSVESVALNLLRGIETELLKGKPTDLTLRTRSEVALYVLNNKRAHLRELEERFGVIITIGSDETVGASSFELEKGEPARPTEREAVVRPVSVEPEEEESAAEADTEESREAREARDEDGGRRRRRRRRRRGGGDTSAEADTSAGETSEETEAVPGTGEQPDVEMADGEAASSGGRRRRRGRRGGRRHRGETVEATAEAEAAESGEATETAESSGIAEDSEATEDGGVTATGETPQLEAPAPEAVSRDIEPQETQPQETAAPETSAQEDVAPQEAGKAAEAAPESTEEPAAEEKPKKPRRSRRKAAAPVEVVEAAEAPAEAPESAAEPASAPEPEMSGEAEAAAESTEGTEQPIEDVPPTQPEEPAAEAEPEPVPMAAPEPAAKPEPPKEPVSEGAVPSEPRKGWWQRRSLFGD from the coding sequence ATGCCCACCAAGATGCTTATCGATGCGGCGCATCCGGAGGAAACCCGGGTCGTCGTTCTACGCGAAGGAAAGGTCGAGGAGTTCGACTTCGAGGCCGCTGCGCGGCGCCAGCTTCGCGGAAACATCTACCTGGCGAAAGTCACCCGCGTAGAGCCATCGCTCCAGGCCGCCTTTGTCGATTACGGCGGCAACCGGCACGGCTTCCTCGCCTTCAGCGAAATCCATCCGGATTACTACCAGATCCCCTTTGCCGACCGGCAGGCCCTGCTCGCGGCGGAAGAGGAGGACGAAAAGACCCTCGGCGAGTCCGACGACGACACAGACGAACAGTCGTCCGCAGATTCGGACGCCGCCGTGTCGGATTCCGCCCCGGAAGCCGAGGCCGACGGCGATGCGGACTCCGGCGAGGATCGGCCCGGCGACACTGTCGAGGACGTCTCCGGCTCGGGCGACGACTCCGTCGAATCGGTCGGCGGTGATGACGCCCTCGAGGAAGTGCCTGCCCGCAAGTCCAGGCCGCGGCGCTCCTATAAGATTCAGGAAGTCATCAAGAAGCGGCAGATCCTGCTCGTTCAAGTCGTCAAGGAAGAGCGTGGCAACAAGGGCGCCGCACTGACCACCTATCTGTCGCTGGCCGGCCGCTATTCGGTGCTGATGCCGAATACGGCGCGCGGCGGCGGCATTTCCCGCAAGATTGTCAACGCCTCGGACCGCAAGCGGCTCAAGGGCATCGTCGGCGAGCTCGACGTGCCGGAGGGGATGGGCGTCATCCTGCGCACCGCCGGCGCATCGCGCACCAAGGCGGAGATCAAGCGCGACTTCGAGTATCTGCTCAGGCTCTGGGAGAACGTTCGCGAGCTGACGCTGAAATCCGTGGCGCCGACCCTCGTTTACGAGGAAGGCAGCCTGGTGAAGCGGGCGATTCGCGATCTCTACACCAAGGACATCGACCAGGTTCTGGTCGCCGGCGACGAGGCCTATCGCGAGGCCAAGGATTTCATGCGCATGCTCATGCCGAGCCATGCCAAGAACATCCAGCCCTATCGCGACCCCGAGCCGATCTTCACCAAGAACAGGATCGAAGCACAGCTCGATGCGATGATCAGCCCGCGCGTGACGCTCAAGTCCGGCGGCTACATCATCCTCAACCAGACCGAGGCGCTGGTCTCCATCGACGTGAACTCGGGGCGGTCGACCCGCGAGCACAATATCGAGGACACTGCGCTGAAGACGAACCTGGAAGCCGCCGACGAGGTGGCACGCCAGCTGCGGCTACGCGATCTCGCCGGCCTCATCGTCATCGACTTCATCGACATGGAGGAGAAGCGCAACAACCGGTCGGTGGAACGGCGTCTCAAGGACGCGCTGCGCCACGATCGCGCCCGCATCCAGGTCGGCAGGATCAGCCATTTCGGCCTTCTTGAGATGTCGCGGCAGCGCATCCGCGCCGGGGTGCTCGAATCCACCATGCAGCACTGCCCGCACTGCGAGGGCACGGGCTACATCCGCTCCGTGGAATCGGTGGCCCTGAACCTGCTGCGCGGGATCGAGACGGAACTGCTCAAGGGCAAGCCGACCGACCTCACTCTGCGCACCCGCTCGGAAGTCGCCCTCTACGTGCTCAACAACAAGCGCGCTCACCTGCGAGAGCTCGAAGAGCGGTTCGGCGTCATCATTACGATCGGGTCCGACGAAACCGTCGGCGCCTCGTCCTTCGAACTTGAGAAGGGCGAGCCGGCGCGTCCCACCGAACGGGAAGCGGTCGTCAGGCCGGTCTCGGTGGAACCCGAGGAAGAGGAAAGCGCCGCTGAGGCGGACACCGAGGAATCCCGTGAGGCTCGTGAGGCGCGCGACGAGGATGGTGGTCGGCGCAGGCGCAGACGCCGCCGGCGGCGCGGCGGTGGCGACACGTCGGCGGAGGCCGATACCAGCGCCGGCGAAACGTCCGAGGAGACGGAAGCCGTGCCGGGCACCGGCGAGCAGCCAGATGTCGAGATGGCGGACGGTGAAGCGGCGTCGTCCGGTGGACGGCGGCGGCGGCGCGGCCGTCGCGGCGGCAGGCGACATCGCGGCGAGACCGTAGAGGCCACGGCCGAGGCGGAAGCCGCCGAGAGCGGAGAAGCCACCGAGACCGCGGAAAGCTCGGGGATAGCGGAAGACAGTGAGGCAACGGAAGACGGCGGGGTAACCGCGACCGGCGAGACGCCGCAGCTTGAAGCCCCTGCACCGGAAGCCGTATCGCGGGACATCGAGCCCCAGGAAACCCAGCCCCAAGAAACCGCGGCTCCGGAAACCTCGGCTCAGGAGGACGTTGCGCCTCAGGAAGCCGGCAAGGCCGCTGAAGCCGCGCCGGAATCGACCGAAGAACCCGCCGCCGAAGAAAAGCCGAAGAAGCCGCGCCGGTCCCGCCGAAAGGCAGCCGCGCCGGTGGAGGTCGTCGAGGCAGCCGAGGCACCTGCCGAGGCGCCCGAATCGGCCGCAGAGCCGGCATCGGCCCCTGAGCCGGAAATGTCCGGCGAGGCGGAAGCCGCTGCGGAAAGTACCGAGGGGACTGAACAGCCCATCGAGGACGTCCCCCCGACGCAGCCGGAAGAGCCCGCCGCCGAAGCGGAGCCGGAGCCTGTTCCGATGGCCGCGCCCGAACCGGCGGCAAAGCCCGAGCCGCCCAAGGAGCCGGTGTCGGAAGGCGCCGTGCCGAGCGAGCCGCGCAAGGGCTGGTGGCAGCGCCGCAGCCTGTTCGGCGACTGA
- a CDS encoding N-acetylmuramoyl-L-alanine amidase has protein sequence MSSRLAGDEKRTRFVVDVDRNVDFGVFALADPYRIVIDLPETAFQFASGEGAKGRGLVSAYRYGLIGPGKSRIVLDAKGPVKVDKAFVVDAVDDQPVRLVVDLLSTSREDFMAALALQEPRNAAALKTPAVSGHEAVRPGAGHEGRDIVVVIDPGHGGIDPGAKSRKGTLEKDVVLEFSRRLRTALEKSGRFTVKLTRDDDVFIPLGNRVNFAREEKASLLISVHADSVRVGNVSGATVYTLSERASDSVAAALAEQENRSDVIAGVDLTGESDAVADILIDLVQRETKNYAVFFARTLVGELKRNTSVVKNPHRSAGFRVLKAHDVPSVLLELGYLTNPNDEKHLVDAEWQETIADTVSKAVSEYFGERHARAPF, from the coding sequence ATGAGCTCGCGACTAGCCGGGGACGAGAAGCGGACACGTTTCGTGGTCGATGTCGATCGCAACGTCGATTTTGGCGTTTTCGCGTTGGCCGATCCCTATCGGATTGTCATCGATCTGCCGGAGACGGCGTTCCAGTTCGCAAGCGGCGAAGGTGCGAAGGGGCGCGGCCTCGTCAGCGCCTATCGCTACGGCCTGATCGGCCCGGGCAAGTCGCGAATCGTGCTCGACGCGAAGGGGCCGGTGAAGGTCGACAAGGCCTTCGTCGTCGACGCGGTCGACGATCAGCCGGTTCGTCTCGTCGTCGACCTGCTGTCGACTTCGCGCGAGGACTTCATGGCGGCGCTGGCGCTTCAGGAACCCAGGAACGCGGCTGCCCTCAAGACGCCGGCCGTATCGGGGCACGAGGCGGTCAGGCCTGGCGCCGGGCATGAGGGGCGCGATATCGTTGTCGTCATCGATCCGGGGCACGGCGGGATCGACCCGGGCGCCAAGAGTCGGAAGGGGACTCTCGAGAAGGACGTGGTCCTTGAATTCTCCAGGCGCCTTCGGACCGCGTTGGAGAAATCCGGTCGTTTCACCGTCAAGCTCACCCGTGACGACGACGTATTCATTCCGTTAGGGAATCGGGTCAATTTCGCCCGCGAAGAAAAGGCCTCGCTCCTGATTTCGGTTCACGCCGATTCCGTTCGCGTCGGCAATGTCAGCGGTGCGACGGTCTACACCCTCTCCGAACGCGCATCCGACAGCGTCGCCGCCGCGCTCGCGGAGCAGGAGAATCGTTCCGACGTCATCGCCGGCGTCGATCTCACGGGCGAGTCCGACGCCGTCGCCGACATCCTGATCGATCTCGTGCAGCGGGAGACGAAGAACTACGCGGTTTTCTTCGCCCGCACGCTGGTCGGCGAACTGAAACGCAACACGAGCGTGGTGAAGAATCCGCACCGGTCCGCGGGCTTCCGGGTTCTGAAGGCGCATGACGTGCCGTCGGTTCTGCTGGAACTGGGATATCTGACCAATCCGAACGACGAGAAACATCTGGTCGACGCGGAATGGCAGGAAACGATCGCCGATACTGTGTCCAAGGCGGTTTCGGAATATTTCGGTGAACGGCACGCGCGCGCCCCGTTCTGA
- a CDS encoding penicillin-binding protein 1A, translated as MLWRFIGFLFTAGVILFVVGAAGAAYLLWKVSGDLPDYASLREYEPPVMTRVHAADGELVAEYAVERRLFMPIQGVPRQVIEAFLSAEDKNFYSHFGIDPVGIFRAAVENAQNLMRGGGRSLVGGSSITQQVAKNFLLTSEKSYERKLKEALLALRIENAFTKDQILELYLNEIYLGLGAYGIAAAALIYFDKSVDTLTIAEAAYLAALPKAPNNYHPFRQPERAIERRNWVIDRMEENGFITPDEADAARNSPLEVKLRPTGARLQAADYFAEEVRRKLYELYGEDGLYKGGLSVRSTLDPKLQVLARSALVKGLIGYDRTRGWRGPVANVDIAGDWGPAVGKVDELSDVEPWHLAVALKVDDEGAVIGLRPDKLPSGQFSERRDVGRIPFEQMKWAGKKAADILKPGDVFYVSPVVNEETGDEEEGVFELQQVPKVSGALVAMDPHTGRVLALVGGFSYAESEFNRATQAMRQPGSSFKPFVYAAALDNGYTPSSVVIDAPIEIVSGGKIWRPQNYGGKFAGPSTLRRGIEKSRNVMTVRLAQDMGMPIIREYSKRFGIYDDLAPYLPMALGAGETTVLRMAGAYSTLANGGRKITPTLIDRVQDRYGRTIYKHDERVCETCNAPQWQGQDEPELIDNREQVLDPYTDYQVISMLEGVVQRGTATILKSVEKPIAGKTGTTNDEKDAWFMGFSPDLTVGVYIGYDQPKPLGRGMTGGRLAAPVVRDFFVGALKDKPAIPFRVPPGIQLVRINATTGLRAGPNSDQNVILEAFKPGQAPPESYSVIGYQDQFGKPLTVSPEADRAVRSGTGGLY; from the coding sequence ATGCTTTGGAGATTCATCGGTTTTCTGTTCACCGCGGGCGTGATCCTGTTCGTGGTCGGCGCAGCGGGCGCCGCGTATCTGCTCTGGAAGGTCTCGGGTGACCTGCCGGACTATGCGAGCCTGCGCGAGTACGAACCCCCGGTCATGACCCGTGTCCACGCCGCGGACGGCGAGCTTGTCGCCGAGTACGCGGTCGAGCGCCGGCTTTTCATGCCGATCCAGGGTGTGCCGCGTCAGGTGATCGAGGCGTTCCTGTCGGCCGAGGACAAGAACTTCTATTCGCATTTCGGCATCGATCCGGTCGGCATCTTCCGCGCCGCGGTCGAGAACGCGCAGAATTTGATGAGAGGTGGCGGCCGCAGCCTTGTCGGCGGCTCGTCGATCACGCAGCAGGTCGCCAAGAACTTCCTGCTCACCAGCGAGAAGTCCTACGAGCGCAAGCTCAAGGAGGCGCTGCTGGCGCTGCGGATCGAGAACGCCTTCACGAAGGACCAGATTCTCGAGCTCTATCTGAACGAGATTTATCTCGGTCTCGGTGCCTACGGCATCGCCGCCGCGGCGCTCATCTATTTCGACAAGTCCGTCGACACGCTGACCATCGCCGAGGCCGCCTATCTCGCCGCCTTGCCGAAGGCACCGAACAACTACCATCCCTTCCGCCAGCCCGAGCGCGCGATCGAGCGTCGCAACTGGGTCATCGACCGGATGGAGGAGAACGGCTTCATCACGCCGGACGAGGCCGACGCGGCGCGCAACAGCCCGCTGGAAGTGAAGCTGCGCCCGACTGGCGCGCGTCTGCAAGCCGCCGACTATTTCGCCGAGGAGGTCCGCCGCAAGCTCTACGAGCTCTACGGTGAGGATGGCCTGTACAAGGGGGGCCTGTCGGTACGCTCGACGCTCGATCCGAAACTGCAGGTCCTCGCCCGCAGTGCGCTGGTCAAGGGGCTTATCGGCTACGACCGCACCAGGGGCTGGCGCGGTCCGGTCGCCAATGTCGATATCGCCGGCGACTGGGGCCCGGCGGTCGGCAAGGTCGATGAACTGAGCGACGTCGAGCCCTGGCACCTTGCGGTTGCGCTGAAGGTCGACGACGAGGGCGCGGTGATCGGCTTGCGTCCCGACAAGCTGCCGTCTGGCCAGTTCAGCGAGCGCCGCGATGTCGGACGCATTCCGTTCGAGCAGATGAAGTGGGCCGGCAAGAAAGCCGCCGATATCCTAAAGCCCGGCGACGTCTTCTATGTCTCTCCCGTGGTCAACGAGGAGACCGGCGACGAGGAAGAGGGCGTCTTCGAGCTGCAGCAGGTTCCGAAGGTGTCCGGCGCGCTGGTGGCGATGGACCCGCATACCGGCCGCGTGCTGGCGCTGGTCGGCGGCTTCAGCTACGCCGAAAGCGAGTTCAATCGCGCGACCCAGGCGATGCGCCAGCCCGGTTCCTCGTTCAAGCCGTTCGTCTACGCGGCCGCGCTGGACAACGGATACACGCCCTCGAGCGTCGTCATCGACGCACCGATCGAGATCGTCTCGGGTGGCAAGATCTGGCGACCGCAGAACTATGGCGGAAAGTTCGCCGGCCCCTCGACGCTGCGCCGCGGTATCGAGAAGTCGCGTAATGTTATGACCGTCCGCCTGGCCCAGGACATGGGCATGCCGATCATCCGCGAATACTCCAAGCGGTTCGGCATCTACGACGATCTGGCGCCGTATCTGCCGATGGCGCTGGGGGCCGGCGAGACGACGGTGCTGCGCATGGCGGGTGCCTATTCGACGCTTGCCAATGGCGGGCGCAAGATCACCCCGACGCTCATCGACCGCGTCCAGGATCGCTACGGCCGCACCATCTACAAGCACGACGAGCGCGTCTGCGAGACCTGCAACGCTCCGCAGTGGCAGGGCCAGGACGAGCCCGAACTGATCGACAATCGCGAACAGGTCCTCGATCCCTACACCGACTACCAGGTCATCTCGATGCTGGAAGGCGTGGTGCAGCGCGGCACCGCGACGATTCTGAAGTCCGTCGAGAAGCCGATCGCCGGCAAGACGGGCACGACGAACGACGAGAAGGACGCCTGGTTCATGGGCTTTTCGCCGGACCTCACCGTGGGCGTCTATATCGGCTACGATCAGCCCAAGCCGCTCGGCCGGGGCATGACCGGCGGCCGTCTCGCCGCACCGGTGGTTCGTGACTTCTTCGTCGGCGCGCTGAAGGACAAGCCGGCCATTCCTTTCCGCGTGCCGCCGGGCATCCAGCTCGTGCGTATCAACGCGACGACGGGTCTGCGGGCGGGCCCGAACAGCGACCAGAATGTCATCCTGGAGGCCTTCAAGCCGGGCCAGGCCCCGCCGGAGAGTTACTCGGTGATCGGCTATCAGGACCAGTTCGGCAAGCCGCTGACGGTCAGTCCGGAAGCCGACAGGGCCGTCAGGTCTGGAACCGGCGGCCTGTATTGA
- the prfB gene encoding peptide chain release factor 2 (programmed frameshift) — MRAEHLQLVDEIRQSISLLRRHFDWDNALARLDDLNHYAEDPNFWNDAEKAQTQMRERQQLEDSVEAVRRLETGLSDTIELIELAEEEDDAGVLADAEETLRELHADAMKRQVGTLLSGEADANDTYVEIHAGAGGTESQDWAEMLLRMYSRWANAHGYKVEEIGYNAGDEAGIRSATLVIKGPNAYGWLKTESGVHRLVRISPYDSSARRHTSFASVWIFPVVDDSIQIDINESDVRVDTYRSSGAGGQHVNTTDSAVRLTHVPTGIVVACQNERSQHKNRATAWAMLRSRLYEAELQKREEKAMADAASKTEIGWGHQIRSYVLQPYQLVKDLRTGVESTNPQAVLDGDLDTFMEASLAHRVNAEAEEKAAANA; from the exons ATGCGCGCCGAACATTTGCAGCTGGTCGACGAAATTCGTCAGTCGATCTCCCTGCTAAGGAGGCAT TTTGACTGGGACAACGCGCTTGCCCGTCTGGATGACCTGAACCACTACGCCGAAGATCCGAATTTCTGGAACGACGCCGAGAAGGCGCAAACGCAGATGCGCGAGCGCCAGCAACTCGAGGATTCCGTCGAGGCCGTCAGGCGACTGGAGACCGGACTTTCCGATACGATCGAGCTGATCGAGCTTGCCGAGGAGGAGGACGATGCCGGTGTCCTCGCCGACGCGGAGGAGACGCTGCGCGAGCTCCACGCGGACGCGATGAAACGTCAGGTGGGTACGCTCCTGTCGGGTGAAGCGGACGCGAACGACACCTATGTCGAAATCCATGCGGGCGCCGGCGGCACCGAAAGCCAGGACTGGGCTGAAATGCTCCTGCGCATGTACTCGCGCTGGGCGAACGCGCACGGCTACAAGGTCGAGGAGATCGGCTACAACGCGGGCGACGAGGCCGGCATCCGTAGCGCTACGCTGGTGATCAAGGGGCCGAACGCCTACGGCTGGCTCAAGACCGAATCCGGCGTCCACCGGCTGGTGCGCATCTCGCCCTACGATTCGAGCGCGCGGCGCCACACGAGCTTTGCCTCGGTCTGGATCTTTCCCGTCGTCGACGACTCCATCCAGATCGATATCAACGAGTCCGACGTGCGCGTCGATACCTACCGCTCCAGCGGCGCCGGGGGCCAGCACGTCAACACCACGGATTCGGCCGTCCGTCTGACGCACGTTCCCACCGGTATCGTCGTGGCGTGCCAGAACGAGCGCTCGCAGCACAAGAACCGTGCGACCGCCTGGGCGATGCTGCGGTCGCGCCTCTATGAGGCCGAACTGCAGAAGCGCGAGGAGAAGGCGATGGCCGACGCCGCCTCGAAGACCGAGATCGGCTGGGGGCACCAGATCCGCTCCTACGTCCTGCAGCCCTATCAGCTGGTCAAGGATTTGCGGACCGGCGTCGAAAGCACCAACCCGCAGGCCGTACTGGATGGTGATCTGGACACGTTCATGGAGGCGTCACTCGCTCACCGCGTCAACGCGGAAGCCGAGGAGAAGG